From a single Halodesulfovibrio marinisediminis DSM 17456 genomic region:
- a CDS encoding GNAT family N-acetyltransferase has product MLYSVEEIDKEHDLYEATVAMRCVDLYPVGRVTRSYIQDELEDRCILLVALKNRKVLGCGRLSLQSEIAEISHIVVGEEYRFTGVGTSLMHKFLQRSKEMGAKKIHLESTPEAVPFFKRFGFVIVGKPKKLEILDLPALDMECEL; this is encoded by the coding sequence ATGCTTTATTCTGTTGAAGAAATAGACAAAGAGCATGATCTGTATGAGGCGACTGTGGCAATGCGGTGTGTGGACTTGTATCCGGTTGGGAGAGTTACCCGCTCCTATATTCAGGATGAGTTAGAAGATAGGTGCATCTTACTGGTTGCCTTAAAAAATAGAAAAGTACTTGGATGTGGAAGATTGAGCCTGCAAAGTGAAATCGCAGAGATTTCGCACATTGTAGTTGGAGAGGAATATCGTTTTACAGGCGTTGGCACATCCTTAATGCATAAATTTCTTCAGCGATCAAAAGAGATGGGGGCAAAGAAAATCCATTTGGAGTCTACTCCGGAAGCCGTTCCTTTTTTTAAACGATTCGGTTTTGTGATTGTTGGAAAACCAAAGAAGTTAGAGATTCTTGATTTGCCTGCTCTGGATATGGAGTGCGAACTTTAG
- the sfsA gene encoding DNA/RNA nuclease SfsA, with amino-acid sequence MYIQEPLISYPKGCISGSFVRRVKRFSVEILVEGESVWIHSNNTGSMMGLLRQGSPILASPATNPNRKLKWTQEAVGLNMPSGVKWVGVNTQAPNKMLKVAFEAGRLHWAEGYTVFKSEAKVGDSRADGVLKTEDDSLPPLWIECKNVTMVEDDVACFPDAVTDRGRKHLNNMINLVKQGHRAAFFYLVQRPDGHCFAPADVIDPAYADLFYQALELGVEVYPYRATVTEAGIELGELLPVNPKAF; translated from the coding sequence ATGTACATACAAGAACCACTTATTTCATATCCTAAGGGATGTATTTCTGGATCCTTTGTCCGTCGTGTAAAACGGTTTAGCGTGGAAATTTTAGTTGAGGGTGAGTCGGTCTGGATCCACTCAAATAATACCGGCTCAATGATGGGGTTGTTAAGGCAGGGATCACCCATTTTAGCCTCTCCTGCTACGAATCCTAATAGAAAGCTAAAGTGGACACAGGAAGCAGTCGGTTTGAATATGCCATCCGGTGTGAAGTGGGTTGGTGTGAACACTCAGGCTCCTAATAAGATGCTCAAAGTTGCTTTTGAAGCTGGAAGATTGCATTGGGCAGAGGGGTATACCGTTTTCAAGAGTGAGGCAAAAGTTGGTGACAGCCGCGCTGATGGAGTATTGAAAACAGAAGATGATTCATTACCACCTCTATGGATTGAGTGTAAAAACGTAACCATGGTGGAAGATGACGTTGCTTGTTTTCCTGACGCGGTGACTGATCGCGGGCGAAAGCACCTTAACAATATGATCAACCTTGTGAAACAAGGGCATCGCGCAGCATTCTTTTATCTTGTTCAGCGTCCAGACGGACATTGTTTTGCTCCGGCTGATGTAATTGACCCGGCGTATGCAGATTTGTTCTATCAGGCTCTTGAACTCGGCGTAGAGGTCTATCCGTACAGGGCAACCGTTACAGAAGCTGGTATTGAGCTTGGCGAATTGCTTCCGGTTAACCCTAAAGCATTTTAA
- a CDS encoding DNA-binding transcriptional response regulator: MAKSILIITSSLAEQVRLLLLLSATGYIPTCCDSLSSALTALEASKFDAIVAESIIEDTPPQKMTAVEFMSILQETTYNAATPVIVMGEVLSLGYIMNTLRSGAARFIPAPFTSTEFLQTISAELDLSRYCKI, encoded by the coding sequence ATGGCGAAATCAATACTAATCATCACAAGCTCTCTCGCAGAGCAGGTTCGGCTGTTACTGCTTCTTAGTGCAACAGGCTATATTCCCACCTGTTGCGACAGTCTCTCGTCTGCTCTCACTGCATTGGAAGCCTCAAAATTTGATGCCATTGTCGCTGAATCGATTATTGAAGACACCCCACCACAAAAAATGACGGCAGTAGAATTCATGTCGATCCTTCAAGAAACTACGTATAACGCTGCAACACCAGTTATTGTTATGGGTGAAGTACTATCTCTCGGATACATCATGAATACTCTGCGCAGCGGTGCTGCGCGTTTTATCCCAGCTCCATTTACATCTACTGAGTTTCTTCAAACGATTTCTGCTGAGCTCGACCTAAGTCGATATTGTAAAATATAA
- a CDS encoding TraR/DksA family transcriptional regulator, translating to MQEIQKEALVQKMHAEVGRLKQEVDRLREITKPVAPDDSIGRLSRMDNIVNISVNRAALSKAESRLAGLEYVLRNIDDPEFGYCMECGAPIPHARLMAMPGATLCVKCAE from the coding sequence ATGCAAGAAATTCAAAAAGAAGCACTCGTGCAAAAAATGCACGCGGAAGTTGGTCGTTTGAAGCAGGAAGTTGACAGGCTGAGAGAAATTACTAAGCCCGTTGCGCCAGACGACTCTATCGGCAGGCTTTCACGTATGGATAATATTGTGAATATCAGCGTGAATAGGGCAGCGTTATCAAAAGCAGAATCACGATTAGCAGGGCTGGAGTACGTTCTGCGTAATATTGATGATCCAGAGTTCGGCTACTGCATGGAGTGTGGTGCACCAATTCCACATGCTCGTTTGATGGCGATGCCGGGAGCTACGCTGTGTGTTAAGTGCGCAGAATAG
- a CDS encoding phosphotransferase: protein MNKKNIIARYLHSSNWLEKLKCRSIADVSFLAAGEYNENWIVTATTQETTFHRKFFVFRINHGSQLGLGAKQIGYEFNVLSALKNSSVTPIPYFYDAKAGNFDPAFNHGVLLMEFLSGTPLDYAQDLDYTAKIFATVHTQPVPEQNKFIYQQNPVTDIVTESLGLLARFNAHPKKEIRHKLEVYSNEIRKLGEEYAAAFAAEPQIIVNTEVNSGNFIINRENNTAHLVDWEKAVVSSRYQDLGHFIVPTTTLWKTDFIATQEHRLHFLSRYKEHAGLENPIEELSLLTGILEKTIILRGLSWCYMAWYEYTQQDRVLKNNATFRTIERYLDNIEWFLQ from the coding sequence ATGAATAAAAAGAACATCATTGCCCGCTACCTGCACTCTTCCAATTGGCTTGAAAAACTAAAATGCCGAAGCATTGCAGACGTATCCTTTCTTGCAGCCGGTGAATATAATGAAAACTGGATAGTTACCGCCACCACTCAAGAAACTACCTTTCATCGAAAATTTTTTGTGTTCCGCATCAACCACGGAAGTCAGCTCGGGCTAGGAGCAAAACAAATCGGATACGAATTTAACGTACTTTCCGCACTTAAAAATTCCTCAGTTACACCAATTCCATATTTCTATGATGCAAAAGCCGGTAATTTTGATCCAGCCTTTAACCATGGTGTGTTGCTCATGGAATTCCTTTCAGGGACTCCACTGGATTACGCCCAAGACCTGGACTATACCGCCAAAATCTTCGCTACGGTTCATACACAGCCAGTGCCAGAACAAAACAAATTCATATATCAACAGAACCCAGTTACCGACATTGTTACTGAATCACTCGGACTACTTGCACGCTTCAATGCTCACCCTAAAAAAGAGATTCGCCATAAACTTGAAGTATACAGCAATGAAATTAGAAAACTGGGGGAAGAATATGCAGCTGCCTTTGCGGCAGAACCCCAGATAATTGTAAATACCGAGGTGAATTCCGGTAACTTTATTATTAACAGAGAAAACAACACGGCACATCTTGTAGACTGGGAAAAAGCGGTTGTTTCAAGCCGCTATCAGGATCTTGGGCATTTTATTGTTCCTACAACAACGCTATGGAAAACTGACTTCATTGCGACACAAGAGCACAGACTTCATTTCCTTTCACGATACAAGGAACATGCAGGTCTAGAAAACCCCATTGAAGAACTTTCTCTTCTCACTGGAATATTGGAAAAAACAATTATCCTTAGGGGATTATCGTGGTGCTATATGGCGTGGTATGAGTACACACAACAAGATCGAGTGCTCAAAAACAACGCTACATTTAGAACAATTGAACGTTATCTGGACAATATTGAATGGTTTTTACAATAG
- a CDS encoding sensor histidine kinase — translation MLRFFKDEKPFGFVRVLSWAMLIVIIISSLLMSTFIADQARKTLIEKQKNFALLLAENLNHQIFRRFTLPTIIGYGRIALRNPTQYARLEQVVQNTIHGLHVKGLRIYDNKQITSYSTNKDDVGKKSIAGIAAQKAVKQNTYSFEIESKVSPVKALFMLKIPDDSFTLRTTYPLRLEGKLGEEPEELPIMGVLEITQDITKDYMSVIRFQRLIFVSIFCSSMLMFTILVSIIKRAERVLTKRLEEKEKLEHDLHQNEKLAGMGRMVSSIAHEIRNPLGIISSSAEMMIKRDSTDDFTKKMLTVIFDESKRLAQTVTDFLDYAKPKPARHDKVDLALVINQALGFLENELESKGITVSRDYNLKFFIEGDSDLLYRAVYNVLSNSIQALDGEGEIRICGVRGKTAVLEFHDSGSGFDKAHLSQMLDPFFTTRDNGTGLGLPIVNSIVKSHNGTLTLGKSPLGGALVTMEFPLKTPGR, via the coding sequence ATGTTAAGGTTCTTCAAGGACGAAAAGCCATTCGGTTTTGTTCGAGTCCTCTCATGGGCAATGCTCATTGTTATCATTATCTCAAGCCTGCTCATGTCCACATTTATTGCGGATCAAGCCCGGAAGACCTTAATTGAAAAACAAAAAAACTTTGCACTATTACTGGCGGAAAATCTGAACCACCAGATTTTCCGCCGTTTCACACTTCCTACCATTATCGGCTACGGACGCATTGCGCTCCGTAACCCGACTCAATACGCGCGCCTTGAACAAGTCGTTCAAAACACTATCCACGGTTTACACGTCAAGGGTCTGCGTATTTACGACAATAAGCAGATTACGTCCTACTCCACCAACAAAGATGATGTAGGCAAAAAAAGCATTGCCGGTATTGCCGCGCAAAAGGCCGTAAAACAAAACACCTACAGTTTTGAAATTGAGTCAAAAGTATCTCCGGTTAAAGCGCTTTTCATGCTTAAAATACCGGACGACTCTTTTACATTACGGACGACGTACCCGTTACGTCTTGAAGGAAAGCTTGGAGAAGAGCCAGAAGAACTTCCAATTATGGGTGTTCTTGAAATTACACAGGACATCACGAAAGACTACATGAGCGTAATCCGCTTCCAGCGTCTTATTTTCGTCTCCATCTTTTGCTCATCCATGTTGATGTTTACGATCCTTGTTTCAATCATCAAACGTGCTGAACGCGTACTAACAAAGCGCCTTGAAGAAAAAGAAAAGCTGGAACACGACCTGCACCAGAATGAAAAGTTGGCTGGTATGGGGCGTATGGTTTCATCCATTGCGCACGAAATACGCAACCCACTTGGCATTATTTCATCCAGCGCAGAAATGATGATCAAACGAGACAGCACTGACGATTTCACAAAAAAAATGCTGACTGTCATCTTTGATGAATCGAAACGCCTTGCCCAGACTGTTACGGACTTTCTTGACTACGCAAAACCTAAGCCTGCACGGCATGATAAAGTAGATCTTGCACTTGTTATAAATCAAGCTCTCGGTTTCCTGGAAAACGAGCTTGAATCTAAGGGCATAACCGTCTCACGGGATTATAATTTAAAATTCTTTATAGAGGGCGATAGCGACTTACTCTATCGTGCTGTATACAATGTTCTTTCAAACAGCATTCAAGCGTTAGACGGTGAAGGAGAAATTCGAATCTGCGGTGTACGTGGAAAAACAGCTGTACTGGAATTCCATGACTCAGGAAGCGGATTTGATAAGGCACATCTTAGCCAGATGCTCGACCCGTTCTTTACCACACGCGACAACGGAACCGGCCTTGGATTGCCAATCGTTAACAGCATCGTCAAAAGCCACAACGGCACACTGACACTCGGCAAATCCCCCCTCGGCGGCGCACTCGTTACTATGGAATTTCCACTGAAAACACCGGGCAGGTAA
- a CDS encoding TatD family hydrolase, with protein sequence MGKKKNSKPAPLPQSLKLPYTGVESHAHLDLPPFSSDIEEVLDRAKESGVRYICNVFLGHEAWKNNRHLFENHDEVFFILGTHPSHVDQCTEAELDAMRAAFSEDNRLRGIGEIGLDYYWDHFPREEQKNIFIKQLHLAKELNTRVIIHSRDAAEDTIDVLEAEGFVDYPVLWHCFGGNAELAERIIKNGWHLSIPGTVTYPKNEEAREALKVIPRDRMLIETDCPYLTPVPYRGKRNEPAYTVFTAEFIAKELDMEVEELWTTCGNNAIRFFELQ encoded by the coding sequence ATGGGTAAAAAGAAAAATTCCAAACCGGCACCTTTGCCACAAAGTCTCAAGCTGCCATACACTGGCGTAGAATCCCACGCACACCTCGACCTTCCGCCTTTCTCCTCTGATATCGAAGAGGTACTCGACCGCGCTAAAGAATCCGGAGTACGCTACATCTGCAACGTATTCCTCGGACACGAGGCATGGAAGAACAACCGTCATCTCTTTGAAAATCATGACGAAGTTTTCTTTATTCTTGGCACACATCCAAGTCACGTAGATCAATGTACAGAAGCCGAACTTGATGCCATGCGTGCTGCCTTCTCTGAAGACAACAGGTTACGCGGGATCGGCGAAATAGGTCTGGACTACTACTGGGATCACTTCCCACGCGAAGAACAGAAGAACATTTTCATCAAACAACTGCATCTTGCAAAAGAGCTCAACACCCGTGTTATTATTCATTCTAGAGACGCAGCAGAAGACACCATTGATGTTCTGGAAGCAGAAGGATTTGTAGACTATCCAGTACTCTGGCACTGCTTCGGCGGCAATGCAGAGCTTGCAGAACGCATCATTAAAAATGGATGGCACCTCTCAATTCCTGGCACGGTTACTTACCCTAAAAACGAAGAAGCACGCGAGGCACTCAAAGTAATTCCGCGAGATCGCATGCTTATTGAAACCGACTGCCCGTACCTTACGCCAGTTCCATATCGCGGCAAACGCAACGAGCCTGCATACACAGTCTTTACAGCAGAGTTCATTGCCAAAGAACTCGATATGGAAGTCGAAGAACTTTGGACAACCTGCGGCAACAATGCAATCCGCTTTTTCGAGTTGCAATAA
- a CDS encoding sigma-54-dependent transcriptional regulator, translated as MKKKKHLLVLDDEKNYLLVLEALLTDAGYKVTALNDPQTALTFLEESDVDVVITDMKMPKITGAEVLEHVRKNYPGLPVLIMTAFGTIQSAVEVMRTGAFDYIAKPFSNDELLLSVQNAVELSQARQNYQLLTENFQTQYGRNNIIGKSSAIRSVLSLIDRAAPSKSTVLITGESGTGKELVARAIHFSSPRKGAPFVSVNCMALNPSLLESELFGHEKGSFTGAVAMKRGRFELADSGTLFLDEIGELSHDMQVKLLRVLQERRIERVGGTEEIEVDIRIVAATNKDLLEEVKKGNFREDLYYRLNVVHMQIPPLRERREDIPLLVTHFVEKISKQQDVTERNFTVEALDYLSGYEWPGNIRQLENVIERCLVLGTGSDITVDDLPPEVRDEESQLKSAVDLLPVQLDLSDTLEKIEAALIRRALARSNFVQVKAAESLGISKSLLQYKLKKYNITGH; from the coding sequence ATGAAAAAGAAAAAGCACTTACTCGTTCTGGACGATGAAAAAAACTATCTGCTTGTTCTCGAAGCACTTCTCACTGATGCAGGATACAAAGTCACTGCTCTCAATGATCCGCAAACAGCACTCACATTTTTAGAAGAATCCGATGTTGACGTTGTTATTACCGACATGAAAATGCCGAAAATCACCGGTGCAGAAGTTCTCGAGCATGTTCGTAAAAACTACCCCGGTCTTCCGGTTCTTATTATGACAGCTTTTGGCACCATCCAAAGCGCTGTTGAAGTTATGCGCACTGGAGCGTTTGACTACATTGCTAAGCCGTTTTCAAATGACGAGCTGCTTCTGTCTGTTCAAAACGCTGTAGAACTTTCGCAGGCTCGACAGAACTACCAGCTGCTTACAGAGAATTTCCAAACTCAATACGGTCGTAACAATATCATCGGTAAAAGCAGCGCTATCCGCTCTGTTCTTTCCCTTATCGACCGTGCAGCACCAAGTAAGTCCACGGTGCTTATCACAGGTGAATCCGGCACTGGTAAAGAACTTGTAGCCCGCGCTATTCACTTCTCCTCCCCGCGTAAGGGAGCACCATTTGTCAGCGTAAACTGTATGGCATTAAACCCAAGTTTGCTTGAAAGCGAACTCTTCGGGCATGAAAAAGGTTCCTTTACAGGCGCTGTTGCCATGAAACGCGGACGATTCGAACTCGCTGATTCCGGCACTCTCTTTCTTGATGAAATCGGAGAACTGTCTCATGATATGCAGGTTAAGCTGCTACGCGTACTTCAAGAACGACGCATTGAACGTGTAGGCGGTACAGAAGAAATTGAAGTGGACATCCGCATTGTTGCTGCAACAAACAAAGATCTTCTGGAAGAAGTAAAAAAAGGCAACTTCCGTGAAGACCTTTACTACCGACTCAATGTTGTTCACATGCAAATCCCACCACTGCGTGAACGCCGCGAAGATATTCCACTTCTGGTAACCCACTTTGTAGAAAAAATTTCAAAACAACAGGATGTTACTGAACGTAACTTTACCGTTGAAGCTCTAGACTATCTTTCCGGCTATGAATGGCCAGGTAACATTCGACAGCTGGAAAACGTTATCGAACGCTGCCTTGTTCTCGGAACCGGCTCCGATATCACTGTAGACGACCTTCCTCCGGAAGTTCGTGATGAAGAAAGCCAGTTAAAGAGTGCTGTTGACCTGTTGCCTGTGCAACTCGACCTCAGTGACACACTGGAAAAAATCGAAGCTGCACTTATTCGCAGAGCATTAGCAAGAAGTAACTTTGTACAAGTAAAGGCTGCTGAATCTTTAGGTATTTCTAAAAGCCTACTGCAGTACAAACTCAAAAAATACAATATCACAGGCCACTAA
- a CDS encoding glucose-6-phosphate isomerase: MTTNTLDWTSAWNGRLSQKDEQRHAARCEELATHLYKELDDNKLPFINLPYRKQLEKELLEHDPWLQSFDHMLLLGIGGSALGTRALQRAFYPEQDMPNHTGKRLWISDNVDAGTFEEWLKCLPTEKTVVVVISKSGGTIETIAQYFVVREWLKQHLGDAWTDHIMLITDANSGYLREEVNKLGARSMPVPDNLGGRYSVLSAVGLVPAAFLGIDWKALLDGAMSVGDSLCKRECSKHTLQNHPSWKIATWAKTLMEEDYNILLFFTYIPTWASFGDWFAQLWAESLGKDGKGSTPLPAKGVTDQHSTQQLYLGGPRDKGCLYLTCPNQPEGMTFADDLPEKWNYLRGEKFGTLLQAEALGSRMALTQTETPLVEIKVGKTTETEAGRLIALLETATVLAGWLLEINPLNQPHVELGKRLANARLGASGYDEESKQLEHFLGREPDIQEF, encoded by the coding sequence ATGACCACGAATACACTCGACTGGACTAGTGCGTGGAACGGGCGTCTTTCCCAAAAAGACGAGCAGAGGCATGCTGCCCGCTGCGAAGAACTCGCCACGCACCTGTATAAAGAACTTGACGATAACAAACTGCCTTTTATCAACCTGCCCTATCGGAAGCAGCTTGAAAAAGAGCTTTTAGAGCATGATCCGTGGCTGCAATCTTTTGACCACATGCTCCTTCTCGGCATTGGCGGCAGCGCACTAGGGACACGGGCTCTGCAACGTGCCTTTTATCCTGAGCAAGATATGCCTAACCATACAGGCAAACGCTTATGGATTTCAGATAACGTTGACGCCGGAACATTTGAAGAATGGCTAAAATGTTTACCTACTGAAAAAACAGTCGTTGTTGTTATTTCAAAATCCGGCGGAACAATTGAGACAATTGCACAGTACTTTGTTGTTCGCGAATGGTTAAAACAACACCTTGGCGACGCCTGGACTGATCACATCATGCTCATCACAGATGCCAATAGCGGCTATCTACGAGAAGAAGTGAACAAACTAGGCGCGCGCTCTATGCCTGTGCCTGACAATCTTGGTGGTCGTTATTCAGTGCTCAGCGCTGTAGGGCTTGTTCCGGCAGCCTTTCTTGGTATTGACTGGAAAGCTTTGCTTGATGGTGCTATGTCTGTTGGCGACAGCCTTTGTAAGCGTGAATGCAGCAAGCACACCCTGCAGAATCATCCTTCATGGAAAATTGCAACATGGGCAAAGACCCTAATGGAAGAAGACTACAATATTCTTTTGTTCTTCACTTATATTCCAACATGGGCATCTTTCGGGGACTGGTTTGCACAGCTGTGGGCAGAAAGCCTTGGTAAAGACGGAAAAGGTTCTACCCCGCTTCCAGCTAAAGGCGTAACTGACCAGCACTCAACCCAACAGTTGTATCTTGGCGGGCCTAGAGATAAAGGCTGTCTTTATCTTACATGTCCGAACCAGCCGGAGGGCATGACGTTTGCCGATGACCTTCCGGAAAAATGGAACTACCTGCGCGGTGAAAAATTTGGCACCTTATTGCAGGCAGAAGCCCTTGGTTCACGTATGGCTCTCACACAGACAGAAACCCCACTCGTAGAAATTAAGGTGGGTAAAACTACAGAAACAGAAGCCGGACGTCTTATTGCACTGCTGGAAACTGCAACAGTGCTTGCAGGCTGGCTGCTTGAAATAAATCCGCTTAACCAGCCGCATGTTGAACTCGGCAAGCGACTGGCTAATGCACGGCTCGGAGCCTCCGGCTATGATGAAGAAAGCAAACAGCTTGAACACTTCTTAGGCAGGGAGCCCGACATTCAGGAGTTCTAG
- a CDS encoding HAD family hydrolase, whose amino-acid sequence MLKVAIPGFEPMEFEHLVLDFNGTIAFDGKIINGVEAAISMLSQLVTVHIVTADTNQNVAQEVAHLPVTTKVVSSAFQLHEKLAYIEKLGHENVCAIGNGNVDKDMLERAELGIAILGPEGLSTKALLAADVLMPDIVHALESLVNSARLKATLRM is encoded by the coding sequence ATGCTAAAAGTTGCAATCCCCGGTTTTGAACCGATGGAATTTGAACATCTAGTTTTGGATTTCAACGGAACCATCGCTTTTGACGGAAAAATTATTAATGGCGTAGAAGCTGCAATTTCAATGCTTTCTCAATTAGTGACTGTCCATATTGTAACTGCAGACACAAACCAGAACGTTGCTCAGGAAGTGGCACATCTCCCTGTCACAACAAAAGTTGTAAGCAGTGCCTTCCAACTTCACGAAAAGCTAGCATACATCGAAAAACTTGGTCATGAAAACGTCTGCGCCATAGGCAACGGTAACGTAGATAAAGACATGCTTGAACGGGCAGAGCTTGGAATAGCCATCCTCGGTCCAGAGGGGCTAAGCACCAAGGCATTGCTTGCGGCAGACGTACTTATGCCCGACATCGTGCATGCCCTTGAATCCCTTGTGAACTCTGCGCGACTCAAGGCTACACTACGCATGTAA
- a CDS encoding ABC transporter ATP-binding protein yields MVFTIDSLCKKYNGKPVISGISFSVDKGDIVSLIGPSGVGKTTLLRILAGLEEQDSGLITFETPPSKDNPVIMVFQDYLLFPSLTVSENTAFALKARKLPAAEITRRVNTILEFFHLSDKSNQYPAQLSAGQKQRVAIARAMVVNPAVLLLDEPFANLDRNLKLETAEFIRDTQKEFGITTVSVTHDLEEAFAMSDKIGIMLNGKLEQFDNPSALYNSPKSIEVARFLGPVNILTPELCNNLSLPASTIPKGRDYFIVRPEQLTLTQGSTALITRVQFGGHYVKYSLQVEDTKLTAYSFTAIFTEGDTVGIQISQL; encoded by the coding sequence ATGGTTTTTACAATAGATTCATTATGTAAGAAATATAACGGAAAGCCTGTGATTTCCGGTATCTCATTTTCAGTGGACAAAGGAGACATTGTTTCTCTCATCGGCCCTTCTGGAGTAGGAAAAACAACCCTGCTGCGTATCCTCGCTGGGCTCGAAGAACAAGATAGCGGTTTAATCACCTTTGAAACACCACCATCCAAAGATAACCCCGTCATTATGGTGTTTCAGGACTACCTGTTGTTTCCGAGCCTTACAGTATCTGAAAACACCGCGTTTGCCTTAAAAGCCCGAAAACTGCCTGCTGCTGAAATTACAAGACGCGTCAACACCATTCTTGAGTTTTTCCATCTTTCTGACAAAAGCAACCAATACCCTGCGCAACTTTCAGCAGGGCAAAAGCAACGAGTTGCTATTGCCAGAGCTATGGTCGTAAATCCGGCAGTGTTGTTGCTAGACGAGCCATTTGCAAACCTTGATCGCAACCTAAAACTCGAAACAGCAGAATTTATTCGCGACACACAAAAAGAATTCGGTATTACAACTGTCAGCGTTACCCACGATCTGGAAGAAGCCTTCGCGATGTCAGACAAAATCGGCATCATGCTCAATGGCAAACTGGAACAATTCGACAATCCATCCGCACTCTACAACTCTCCAAAATCCATTGAAGTGGCACGATTTCTAGGTCCAGTAAACATTTTGACACCCGAATTATGCAACAACCTCAGTCTACCCGCTTCAACAATCCCTAAAGGCCGAGACTATTTCATTGTTAGACCGGAACAACTTACTCTGACGCAAGGTTCAACAGCTCTAATCACCCGCGTGCAGTTTGGCGGGCACTACGTAAAATATTCTCTTCAGGTAGAAGACACAAAACTTACAGCGTATAGCTTCACCGCCATATTTACAGAAGGTGACACTGTTGGAATTCAAATTTCACAGCTGTGA
- a CDS encoding pyridoxal phosphate-dependent aminotransferase, with the protein MKTSSRIAQLKPSATLAVNAKALELKAQGKEIVSLAVGEPDFPTPDYIRDACKHALDDGFTRYGAVPGLPELRTAVANYFNVMYGTSARAEHTMITNGGKQALFNLLQSLINPGEEVIIPAPYWVSYPPMVQLAEGVPVAVAASAEAGFKITVDQLEAVRTNKTAVLLLNSPSNPTGAAYSREEIDAIAEWAISNNIFIISDEIYDQLVYAPAEHASLAPWWEKYPEQVCIVNGLAKSFAMTGWRIGYVLAHVDLIKAMSKIQGQSTSNVCSFAQKGAVAALTGGFEVVDTMRASFRKRRDLAMSIIGKWPNVVCPVPQGAFYLFPDVHRLYNETYPDSAALCTYLLEEAGVALVPGAAFGDDNCIRISYAVDEKTLEESLNKIARILFG; encoded by the coding sequence ATGAAGACTTCAAGCCGCATCGCACAACTCAAACCGTCTGCTACCTTGGCTGTTAATGCAAAAGCTCTTGAGCTTAAAGCACAGGGTAAAGAAATTGTTAGCCTTGCTGTTGGTGAACCAGACTTCCCAACGCCGGACTATATTCGCGACGCATGCAAGCACGCCTTAGACGACGGGTTCACTAGATATGGTGCCGTACCGGGTCTTCCAGAACTTCGTACAGCTGTAGCAAATTACTTTAATGTCATGTACGGCACCTCAGCCCGTGCTGAACACACTATGATCACAAACGGCGGCAAGCAGGCACTATTCAACCTGTTACAAAGCCTTATCAACCCAGGCGAAGAAGTAATTATTCCAGCTCCATACTGGGTAAGCTACCCACCGATGGTACAGCTCGCAGAAGGTGTACCTGTGGCAGTTGCAGCCTCCGCAGAAGCTGGTTTTAAAATTACAGTAGACCAGCTGGAAGCTGTACGTACCAACAAGACCGCAGTTCTGCTATTGAACTCTCCATCCAACCCGACTGGTGCGGCTTACTCCCGCGAAGAAATTGATGCTATCGCGGAATGGGCTATCAGCAATAATATCTTTATCATATCCGACGAAATCTACGACCAACTCGTGTACGCACCAGCAGAGCACGCCTCTCTTGCTCCTTGGTGGGAAAAATACCCTGAACAGGTATGTATCGTTAACGGTCTTGCAAAAAGTTTTGCAATGACAGGCTGGCGCATTGGTTACGTTTTGGCTCACGTTGATCTGATCAAAGCAATGAGCAAAATTCAAGGACAATCTACCTCAAACGTCTGCTCCTTTGCTCAAAAAGGTGCTGTTGCAGCTCTGACAGGTGGCTTTGAAGTGGTTGACACCATGCGTGCTTCCTTCCGCAAACGTCGCGATCTTGCCATGAGCATTATCGGTAAGTGGCCTAATGTCGTATGCCCTGTACCGCAGGGAGCATTTTACCTCTTCCCTGATGTACATCGTCTTTACAACGAGACCTATCCGGACTCTGCTGCATTATGTACATACCTACTCGAAGAAGCCGGTGTTGCATTAGTACCGGGTGCTGCTTTCGGCGATGATAACTGTATCCGTATTTCCTACGCCGTGGATGAAAAGACACTCGAAGAGTCTCTAAACAAAATTGCTCGAATTCTTTTCGGGTAA